The Misgurnus anguillicaudatus chromosome 23, ASM2758022v2, whole genome shotgun sequence sequence GAAGATTACTGTTGTAACTAGTTTTAAAGAAACCCTGAATATCTATATATTATCTATATAACTGTCATTAATAgtgaataaatataaagcttTTGAGATGATGTGCTATTTATTTAGGGGATGCCCTCATTCACATTCAGCACATGCCACTCAAAAGGTCTGTGTACGGCCCtgctagggttgtaaatggacatgtaaaactatctctggatcatttttgcacttaataaagccacaaaccttttgtgtagatatcagagaacaatttattTCTATGCATTCTTTAGCACCTTTAAAggattttctttctctctctctctctttgcacGGGAATTTTACGACTTCCAGAGAACGTTTCCATATGTTGCACATGGTGACTTAAGGTTCCTTGGAAAACATGCCACATGTTTTCATGTAAGGACATGTGGTTTGTCTTTACCAGATTTTTCAAAGCGCTATAAAATCGCTCATTCCTACGTTTTTTTCTCAGATTGAAGTCTGGCTTGATCGTGAAACGTGATGGATCGTGTGATATTCTTCTGTTTTGTATTGCTCTTGGATGGTGAGTAagaattttataaatgttgtatGTTTTACAAAAGGTCAGATTAACCCTTAAAAGAGATTACAGAATGGCAGATTATCTGTACACAGATATAAAAACTGACTTTTTATACTTAATGTTACATTAGGGGAGTGTGGGGGCTAAAGTACAAATTTTTcagattttcttttttgttattattgttttaacaaatatacctgactatgaccttgttagTATATTATtccaaacatattttgtcatttacctttgcaaaaaataattaaatacattttcattttaaatgttagtttcagcaaatgtttttaaagcaatCCGATTTGATTTGTTGAGAATAAAATTAGCATAATATAAATTCTGAAAATAATGCAGTATTAGCAGCAggacaagtgttactttcgtcccgacagGAACTACTGACATTTAACTCATTCCTCGCCAgccttttttgaaaagttgcccaccagcatttttgtgattttcacaaaagtttaaataaaattaataaacatacaaatatatgaaagaacagacctctgcttttaaacaaacaataaacaaacaaacaaaacggggagaaaatgtttcatcctatttatatttttttctctgcttataaacttttaaatatggatatttttcttcaaaatacattttttagcaaaaaatctgaaataattgaatttttgtgaaggaattttgttcaaagatcagattcagaatgatcaTCGAAACATACAAGgagtgtaaaataaataaatatttttttgcttcagtttttgtataaattgggaagagcgccatctagtggataatcgtggTGTTACTGacaaccataaaaactcatcagtaaaacttttttttaatgcaaatattttctcttaaaTGATGAGaaatctcgtcaatggcggggaaagaattAAACCCGGCTTACTTTTATTATGAAAAACGTATTATGTGAAGCATAGTTTGCGCATAGTTAGGCgcattttgagttaactcgcttcatttgcgcatCAAGTTTGTGTCATTCACGCGTAAAATTCAGATGCGAGTTCGCTCAGTTTGCCGATTTTAGCTAGCTTGTAGTCTCAATATGTATCTGAAATTGAGTAAAGAGCgtttttacaacttaccagattgtctgaactcctcactcactttcttccagGCTAAATCCTTTTTATCCCTTATCTATAAAAGTATGAAGATGTGTCCGGGTGTCCACATACAGCGACAATGATTTTGTcctacttttttgttttgtatttctgccTCCACTTCCAATGtcataatcatgtcactactagaacaagctcctgattggttaatgcagcGTGAATATCCCCCAAAGTTACGATTTTTTTACTCACGCAATTCGTCATTCGTGCAAATTGCAAATcgcatttatttacatttaggcatttaacagatgcttttatccaaagcaacttacaaagaTAAGGAAACCATCAAGCGATTTGTCATAGGGAGGCATTAATACAAGAGGTGCTTATACCAAGTTACAAGTTTTCACACTTCAGAGAGTTAAAGTTtagttaaagtttttttatatagttGATCTATGATTAAATAAAggctttgtgtttgtgtgtttgcaggTGCGTTTGGTGCTGATGTTTCAGTGTCAGTGATGAAGAGAGATGACGTTACTCTTCCCGTTAAAAGTGATGAAATAAAGGGAGCTTCTAAACTGGAGTGGAAGTTTAATGATAACATTATAGCAAGTTCTAATGTACAATTGAACATTCAGACTGAAGCACAATACCCTGATGGGAGATTTAAAGACAGACTGTATctgcagaggtgggtagagtactcAAAATACtaaagtacttatacaaaaatgtactcaagtaaaagtaacaatcaaattatttacttgaataagagtaaaaaagtattagatgaaaaaactactcaagcagtaagttactagttacttccgatctgataGAGATGAAGCgtacatacctttttcatctctgTGGGTGCCGTTACTCTGTCTGAcacacccaccgctagcctagcttagcacaaaaaCTGGAAGTAATggtgctagctggagccatttgcTTCCGGTCTTTGTGCTGAGCTGGGCTGGCGGTGGGTGTGTCGGACAGAGTTGCGGGAGGCACAGAGATGAAAAGGGTATGTATgcatctaactctgggggatgcagtgaataagctaaaatcccaaaaaatctgcgtgttcctttaacatcacataacgtgtcaattgagaaaaaaatctcaaacacacagatgtttttctgacagttaattgtgtctttattttcacgttcacaacacaaacttcTCAGCATCTGCATTTAAACAAGctaacagtaaacaaaaaagaatgtgtgtgtctgtttttaTATGAACAGGTTATtatcattgccattaaagtgcaattactgaacataaaGATAGGAGCTTGAGAAAAATGATCGTTTTAGAATTAttttgcaaatcaactctacatttattagaatatataataaatgttcatttaaaaacatactttattcttttatttttataagtatatGCATTCTTTAGGAAGAATTTAAATAGAATACAATCccgtttttgtgtattttctaaTATATAGTGAGGTGTCCGTATTTGTGTTTAAATGCAAGACGTCACATTATTCTGTTCAGTTTGTTTAGTTTTGTGAGGAAAGGATctggaaatgtgcagatgtgaaggTGTGTTGTTTGTAAGTTTTACAGGAATTGTCACTGCTTCCACAAAAgcgcatatgacaaaaacaCTCGGACAGTGTGTGAAATAGTATTACAATAAGGTAAAAGTGCCCATAATGACCAATAATAGTGTTGAAATCACGGTGACACTTAACTTACCGCTAAGTGTTGTTTCAGGTTGGAGCTTGGTTCCTTTACGCTGAGATGTCATTTCGTTTTGGTGCACAAAGCATGATCGCGTTATGAAACTTTTCTTTTAGACCTTTTGAAGTGAAAACATAGAGCGAACTTGAGGCCACGCGTGATCTGCGTCCAATAGCttacaaatttgtttttatctACGCGCATCTCTGACGCGCGCTAAAGTAGCCACCTCTCGCAATGCACGCAGCCTCTCCAACGTATCGCGAGACTTTCGAACAATGCATATAAACTAGTGCTGGGCAGGGATTGATCGCGATtgatcgcatacaaaataaaagtgaattttgcataatatatgtgcgtgtactgtgtctaattattgtgtatatttaaccacacacacattcatatattcatttcagaattgttttacttatatataattttttaaaatttatttttaacatagaatatataaaaatataaataaatatatataaaaatgtaaatgtttcttaaattcagaatgtgtgtgtatttatttatacataataattacacacagcgcATACTCATGTAGTATGCCAAAAGCcacttttgttttgtatgcgattaatcgcgattggtctttgcccagcactaatataaacttttttgttatattaatattcattaattattacccTTTGACAGAAGCGGAGTAACGCCACCAAATGTagcaaagtaaaagtacagttttttcccTAGAAATGTACGTGAGTAAAAATAGTAAGAgtgagtaagagtaaaagtaCCCATCTtgaaattttactttaaaagtactagttacccaaacattttactcaagtaaatgtaacgaagtaaatgtaatttgttactacccacctctgtgTATCTGCAGAGTTGGACTGGATCTCTCCAAATCAACCGAATCCAAACTGAAGACACTGGACTATATAAACTGGAGATCAAGAGCAGTGGAGGATCAAAATACAAGACATTTAATGTTACTGTCAGCGGTGAGTACTTCATGTCATCATCCTTATATGGGTTCAGTGTCTAGTATTtatattcttcttcttcttcttattattattatatgtttattgtGCAATAATAAGCTCTACAAGTAAAGAAATCTGAGATGAAGTTTATAAAGTGATGTGTTTGTTTCTGTGACAGATAAAGTGGAGTCAGTATCAGCATTGGAGGGAGAAACTGTCCGTCTGGAAACTCGATCAAGTCCACATTCAGATGATGTGACCGAGTGGAGGTTTGAAGGATCTCTCATATTTAAAGAGGAAAGAATGCTTGATCCCCATCCAGATTATTATCATGATgagagattcagagacagacttGATATGCATTCGTCCGGATCTCTCATTATCAAGAAGTTCAAATCTGAAGACTCTGGATTTTATGATGTAAACATCAAAAGCAAATATGGCATCCTTCACAAGAGATTCAGTCTTACTGTCACTGGTGAGCAGTTTTTTAGATAAAGTTTGCTAAGATATTAAACAGAAGATTAGGTGAAGATGTGTAActgttttaatctttgacatgaacaTCATGTCTTCTTTGACTATTGCAGGATCCAGTCCGAGGTCACACCAGGTGAAGATTGGTCCAGGATTGTTTGTAGTAGTGATCATGTTGGTCATAGTCTTGGTATATTAGCCTGCTATAGGAGGTGTAAGTAACACGAATATAGAAAAATGAATGAGATCcatgaacattaaaacaagtcgacCTCATACAGTATATAACTTCAAACACAGCTTATGATCTACAGCTGAAGTTATCAGTTATTAATCTATAAAACTAAAGATGTGAGATTTtttcaaatagattttattataaatattagtCATTTGGTTTTGGGACCATGTATGGTGTAGGGCAAGAGTGTGCAACGGTTTCAAAGTTTTTAAATCCAGGTGAAGGGAACTATGTGCATGAAAAATAAAGCAGTCAAAATCAATACTCAGTTCCCATTAGGGTTGCAAAGGGGCAGAAAGTTTCCGGTGAATTGagaaatatatacaaaatatgtaTGCATGATGACAAATGTATAGTGCATGTTTAAGAAGGACACTTAATGCATTAGCAGTTTATTAGAGTAGAgaggaaaaaaatatgtatttgaaaAAATCATGAACTTAACCTGTAAAAGATATGAAAGAATGTGTTATCATCAAGGTGGGATGACTTATAGGCATATTAAAGAAGACTGCGGCGCAGAAGAGCTTGAAGACGAAGAACAAAGGCATGGGAAAGATTTTATAGAGACCATTAAAGACGTTTCCTGAGAAATGTAATGTTTCAGGGAAATCTGGCAACATGTGGATGAACTTAATTAGATTCTGGATCCATTCCAAATCTCTAATGCCGTTCAGCCTGAAGCATTTGCTTTGATTTGAGTTGTTAGCTGTAGaccttgtgttttattttttgactTGATTTTGAAGAGATCTAATTGTAATACTACCaaattgtattaataaaaattatacTTATAAAAGACAATAACAGGTCTGCTGctttaacactgcaaaaattactttcttatttactatttttttgtcttgttttaaagggatacttcaccgatttagcattcagctttgtatctgtagaaacccggcagtattactgaatgaccatgtttccctccatcatttccccctgagaggagagatatctgcattttggttctgcaaaaaagtcctccgatgatgcaaaaatcgtcatattacatcatcggaggacttttttgcagaaccaaaatgcagatatctctcctctcagggggaaatgagggagggaaacatggtcattcagtaatactgccgggtttctacagatacaaagctgaatgctaaatcggtgaagtatccctttaagtacaaatatataaaaattcttgAATCACGATGCACTTTCTTGatgacttttttcttaaacactaatttGCTTACCACATTGGCATTGTCATGGTAGAGAACGGAGGCTAAAAACATTTCTATACAGTGGCTAAAAGTGGTGCTTCTAACTACccatcaaatgaaagaaaatattaaaaaaaatacatggatataaatatataaaatggaCTAAAGTTTTGTGTGGGACACAATTAATTGGAAAAAACAAACTACATTATATAGGTTTTATTGGAATATACAAACAtgcaaacaaaaagaaaaatctcaaaggaaattttgttgtatttatTCTCCTGGGCCTTGACGCAGTAAGCTATGCACATGTATtgttgtgtgtaatttttttgccAAACCTCTTTAAATTCTTTCCAATTTTGAGCTTTAGTTTACAATGCAAACCTAACGATGCAACATgaatacaaaaaatacatcttttaaaaaatatatatttaattaaataatagtACAGACATTAATTGCTAAACTTTGGCAACATTTTAGGGCAGGACTATATGTATATAAAGTGTATGCATCTAAAAACAGAAGAAAGCTAATAAACATGAATAAAGTTAACTGTTATTTAGGAATCTAATTCTTTAGATGTCGTTGGTGTTTGTTTTCTCTTCTGTTCATCTCTTCTAGATTTGATAGACTGACAGAAACACTGAATGTCTTGTATTTTGTCTCTCTGTTGCTGCTGATCGTCAGTTTATAAATCCTAGCGTTTCAGTTTAttatgtttgtgatggtgagatctccagtctgatcgTCCAGCTTCAGTCTGACATTGAATCTCTCATCATTACTACATGAGATCTTATTGTCCTCCATATCACATTTAGCTATGAGAACACTTTTATCTCCAAATCTCCACAGTATCAGATCACCTCTCTGTGTTTGTAACAGATTCACCCTCCATCACTGAAAATGACTTCACATCAATTTCGTCCAACATCAGTAACACGAGAAGACTCTACAAGAAAAAGTTGCACAAACAGAgataaaacatataaaagtcAGCTAATCTACATGACAGTGTTTCAGTGCATACGATACATAAGAGATCTTGGCATCATGAAAACATCCTGCAAATTTCATCGTTTAATATCTCCTCCTTATCTTCAAAAAAGCATTTATATAATCACGCTCcaaaaaaagtctaaaattgTTGGATCTGTGATGTCACAAGTGCCGATTTAAGCAAGATATTGTTGGCTCCGCCCACTCTGGCATTCAGTGTAAACATAggatataaatgaataaatatttaaagcaaacatGGGATACGGACCCAAAATGTTTGCCTTATAATTAAAGGTAAAGTATAGATATAGAGAGCCGGGACAGATAAAAAATGCTATGCTTTAGTGTTCtgtgtaatttttattaatgttttaaaatatttagtttaaatttGGTGTTAGATTAACATGCAGGACACTTTGCTTAataataaagtgtattttagaGTTAGTTTccttgtatttttatattgtataatgACCTGGGGACAGAAATGGCACTGGTTCAGTGGAATGACCCACAAATCAAGGAACTAATTTTAAGTTACATGGATCCAGAGAAAACTGAAATTACTTTGTAAACGGTTATGCAAAGCTAACGTGTTGCAAACTGGATGCTTACCAGAATACCTGATAGAATACCTgttgaaaatcagactttgttTGTACTTAGCATAGTTCCTGAAGGAGCTGTACAAATATATAGAGATTTTAGTCTATATTTGTTGTCTGATCtcgttttgtttttatatacgcaataattatttaataatttattcgTTCATTGTTGACACAGAATTCGATGgaatggcttttattttgaaaaaacatattACCGTAATGTGTAGTTTATGCGCGCACACGACAATATATCGTGCTGTTTTTCCGTATTAACCCGATGGATCGTTTATTCGTCTTCTGCTTTCTATTGATCATGGACGGTGAGTAAAATATGAGTTAGGAGATGAGAATTTAATGATGTTTGAATGTGTTACAattacaaatgtgtttttattgtacTCTACTGAGAGCCTAATAATTTAGGCGTGCAAAAGTGCAGCTCTTTAtgttttttgtacaaaattgGCAACACAAACTTATAAGGCGCTCTTCTTGTAGGAAAGTATATTTAGTTCCGTGTAGAAGTAAAAAAATGCGTTTCAACATTATGGTTAGTATTTTGTATGTGTTTAACTTACGCAGTCTGCGTGGGCGGCGGCTCAGTTTCGTTCTCTAGTTTGAATTATTTGCATATCTTTGTTTTTCAGTCAGACTCAGATAATAAACTCAACATCAATATATGCAGGCTATAAACACATACGTATCAATAACTTGTTCTTTATAACTGTACATAATGAGTCATGTTCCGGGTTATTAATTCTTCACTTTCGATTTCTTACCGCACAAAAAGCGGGAATCCCGATAATCTTATGCCACAGTGGTGTAAGGTTCAAAGTTTtaaatttaatgtattttttgatgTAGCATAAATTCTGTAAACATGACACAAACATCACACTAATAACAGTccatcccttacgaaaattaaccatggttttactacagttaagaccaaaaaaccatggttactgtagtaaaaccatagttaccataaaataaccatggttttgacaattgaccaaaaaaacatggtaactacacttttaccacaataaaaccatggttaattttcgtaagggataaACAATACACACAACACTTTCACAGGTTTAAACGTCTTACAGCAGTAGGTGAAATGGATAGGTGTTATGTTGGATAAAGTTAAAGTTGAATAATGTTAAAATTTGAGTGGTGTGAAACACAGTAGGCAGTCCGAGATGatgtatttattaaagaaaagcACTCAATGGTTGATGTCTGATTTACTGAAGACTGTTTGGGAATGCATATGTGTGTGGGTTCTGAAGtgaattaaataataaacttagtgagataaatatacaaatgttttataataaacattaaaactaaataacacacaaaataaatgtaacaaaaacaaatattataaagCACGGGTGCTTATGCTCGAATGCCCACAAGAGGGCAACATTAATCCATGAAGTCAGCTTAACATGTCTGGACATATACTAAAGATATGAGTGCAACGTGCACCCATCATAATAAATACTAAATTGCAATAATAACATAATGTacaatatatatttcaaaatatcttacaacaaaaaaaatcaatatccGTAAATACACTGAATCATGTAGGTAGAATAAAAAGTGGGGTGACACAGTGGCTCACAGCAAGATTGTTGCAGGTTCGAGTCCCAGCTGGGTCAGGTGGTCTTACTGTGTGGAATTTGCCGTTCGTTCTTACATAATGTACAATATATATTTCTGAatatcaaacaacaaaaatatcaataacCGTGAATACACTGAATAGTATATGTCCAGACATGACACAGAATGTTCTCTTTTGTCAGCATGGGTTTACTCTGGGTTTCCTGTAACAGGCCAAAAGCATCATCCCTCCCTCAGCCTGTGTCTAGATAAACATGTGTGGATTAACCGGTTTTCgtcatgaatatagccatatgTGCTGGAATGGCTTGAAGAATaataaaagagagaaaaaacagTGCTATAGAATCATTCACAACTACTCAAAGACAAGTGAGGCGTTTTGTACAgtagaaagaaaagaaaatctgGTTATTTTAAGGTTTAGGCATACTATAACCTAAACCTGAAGGAAGCATTTAAAACGCACGAAACAGCAGATGAGTATGATCTCCAAATCTTTCTgtaaggctacgtttacacggaagcgatctgaagagaaaatgcaaaagtggcgttgcgttatcactttttattccgcgtttacggtaaaacttcaaataatagcccgggcttttattttcccaaacctatcatcacaccaggcgtctaaaagagacaggcgtctataagagacaggcttttaatttaattgttccagcatgacagcaggaggttaccacatCCCACTAAACATGAGACGTCCGCTCGACGTGCAGAATATGTCTATATTAGGTCGGTTGGTCCAGGCCCTTATCTGTACGTCTATACAACGTGCAGATCTGGTACAGTATCTGGACGTCTGACTATGACCCCTCTTGGACGTCAGGTAGACGTCCAAAAGGGGTTCGGGAAatcaatacaaaaatattttatacaaatgtgGTAAATGAGTTCTGagtcaaaaaacataaacatcatgtgtatttttgaagaatattttgttaagctgataaaataatttaatctttatatatgaatgaGTGTTCAAAAACATAGCGCTGCTCATAGATAAAGTTCCACCTTAaatgctctctctctcactctttctctctctctctctctctctctctttaattaACAGAGATGTATATGCTGACGTTTAattgaaaatgttttgtcacCATAATGACGATCAGTgattcctttagttgggtagttTGACTCTTTGACTTTTCATAGTAGTGTTTGGTTTTTGTAAGAGTGTTTGCTAAAGCATGTTATTTGCtgcaaagaaaatttgttaaaaacaaaactcACATGTGGATCTAACCCAACTTTACCAAGAGTAATACCACATATGTAAAGTCTgtaaattcattttttaaaccatGTAGAATTGTCTCAATTTCTCAATTGATTTGAGGTGTCACATCCAACTTATTAATTAGGTTCATACCACCACTGGGAAGCGCTTATATACAATTAAAAGTCCAGATTTCAGTGTCACATATGCAGACACCAAGAATCAGCCCACGAATCACAACAGTGGTGACACTCTCTGGACTCATGAGTTTTATAATACGCTGGtgcaatgcattgcaacatttagaaaactcaccatcgttgtgattcatgggctgattcttgatgtctgcatcTGTGTCAAGGAGTCTAGACTTTAGATTTTTGATTACAGCCACGAGGTTCCATGTTTTGTTACAGTAGGCAGCAGTATGCACTGAAGTATGTTGATTGCAGCTCCAAACAAAACTGAGATAGAGGTTTACTTCTAAACTCAATTTATGATGCCTTATCTGTGTTGTTAGTTCAGTTATGTTATATTATACCACCACTTCTGACCATCACTGTAATTACTGGGAAGCCACAAGTAAGTTGCATTGGTAACTAACACTTGGTgcaataataatgtgttttcaAAAACACCATCATCAAGCACATGCACTTCAATACAAAAACAAAGAGTCAaactacccaactaaaggaaacactgatcaccacgACGGCGACAAAACATGTCCAACAAAACATCAGAATCTTGTAAATTCTCAAAAACGAGCAGgtagaaatgacaaaaaatagaGTGAATTTGGTTTGTTTAGTCAGTATGGTCCTACTTCAAAACAATGCTTTGTTAAAACAACTGTTTGTAATGGTGATGACATTGCTAtagagaatgtacatgtaacaaTTATCCAGCGAGAGCAAGTGTGGGAGGGAGAGTGAAGTTCACGTCACTTCACTTCAATTAttgaacgagagagagagagagagagagagagagagagagagagagagagagagagcaagacaGTTAAGGTGGAACTGGTATATTTGGGAATTATCTATAAGCaaaaaattttaacatttattcatatataaagattatataaacaaatataatgtttaaaaaggccacattttaaatagttttactttGCATGGAGGTCCCCTTGACATCAATCTTGGATGTTCAGAACAGGTCATAAAAAGACGtcataaaaactttcattctggctccTCATGGGACGTcgaaatgacgtctttttatGACGCTTTGCTCAGTGGgatattacgttttatttttaatttgaatgtgtttaacaaattagttcgtgtaataacaacagtcttaaattattgccagtataaataaagcaaacaatgatatgtttttttattggttgttgcgtgaaatcttacccagatacaacagtgctattttctgattggctattgtgtagcctctttctttttttgtattggctcgctcgactagaactctagggaagacgggcttgatagagagagagagcagtgcggccagatacattttaggcgctgcagcatattaaatatgataaatagtgtttccgcgtgcactgaaaaaaaaaaacttgtaaaatttacttaaaaaaatcctcgtaacaatttgcacgaactttttttaagtaaaatttactgcttttttataagtaaaacttacctactaaaatcaaataaaatttacttaaaattgcatgataaaacatatgttaaataattaattaaatgttacttaattattttatttagaagttagatttatttcaatcgtttaggtaaagtatattaggtttttttttaaatttaagcattgatgtcctaataatattaaataaatcgtattttctgtttgttattttatttaacatattaatatggACCTAGTTcttttaagtgttataaatggcattataacacacaattcatgactgacaacaagtcagtcattgaataaacttgatttggaacagaaacgcacacaaactgtgtttctgacatgcattatcagcactgtggagagaattacaatacactgttctgaacagggttcatgtaaagaaacactgatcacctgaacggtgacttcacaaaattattatttacaacaaaacaacatcaataat is a genomic window containing:
- the LOC129453610 gene encoding contactin-3-like, with product MDRVIFFCFVLLLDGAFGADVSVSVMKRDDVTLPVKSDEIKGASKLEWKFNDNIIASSNVQLNIQTEAQYPDGRFKDRLYLQSWTGSLQINRIQTEDTGLYKLEIKSSGGSKYKTFNVTVSDKVESVSALEGETVRLETRSSPHSDDVTEWRFEGSLIFKEERMLDPHPDYYHDERFRDRLDMHSSGSLIIKKFKSEDSGFYDVNIKSKYGILHKRFSLTVTGSSPRSHQVKIGPGLFVVVIMLVIVLVY